From Cricetulus griseus strain 17A/GY chromosome 1 unlocalized genomic scaffold, alternate assembly CriGri-PICRH-1.0 chr1_0, whole genome shotgun sequence, a single genomic window includes:
- the LOC100762276 gene encoding LOW QUALITY PROTEIN: guanylate-binding protein 1-like isoform X2 (The sequence of the model RefSeq protein was modified relative to this genomic sequence to represent the inferred CDS: inserted 1 base in 1 codon; substituted 1 base at 1 genomic stop codon), with protein sequence MGLADYGHMGEFATGLLIQEMANEAAKDNPGNLALDIATSQISTITQILITQKKVGQMESLQDQDLDSDFLAQIXEFCSYVSSCHKVKYLSGGIKVNGERLKSSVVTYVTTICSGSLPCIENAVLALSQTENAAAVQKAIAHYDQXVSQKLQLPTETLQELMELHRASEKAIKIFMDNSFKDVNQVFMTQLVTELETTQEEFLKKNLLASSDRYSALLPDIFSPLEENMKQGINYIPWVFPPVFLNTQKLKKKNYEKPRKGVQAEEVLQKFLQSKDDVTDAILQIDQELTVKEKESEVERMKAEAAQATAKMQEEMQQKIEQLLKQKEKSHEEHMKQLTEMMEKVQAQMREMQQRNEQLQQQIKNQEEHMKQFTEVMEKAQAQNEKMQEKNKKLMQQKKKFHEEHRKQLTEMMEKAQAQNKKMQQLVEQLLQHKEKSHERHMKQLTEVMEKSQAQMKEMQQRNEQLLQQKGESDEDHRKELTEKVDEAQAKLRELQEKNELLQHQKKRQEEQLTQEKRKRHHEYEHLRLVFKLLKLFSSFKIL encoded by the exons ATGGGACTGGCAGATTATGGCCATATGGGGGAGTTTGCTACAGGCCTTCTGATACAGGAAATGGCCAACGAGGCAGCTAAAGATAACCCAGGAAATCTGGCTCTAGACATTGCAACATCCCAGATTTCCACAATCACACAAATTCTAATTA CACAAAAGAAGGTTGGTCAGATGGAATCATTGCAGGATCAAGACCTGGACTCTGACTTCCTGGCACAAA CAGAGTTCTGTTCCTATGTTTCCAGCTGTCACAAGGTTAAATACCTTTCAGGAGGCATCAAGGTCAATGGAGAAC GACTAAAGAGTTCGGTGGTAACCTATGTGACCACCATCTGCAGTGGGAGCCTGCCCTGCATAGAGAATGCTGTCCTGGCTTTGTCCCAGACAGAGAATGCTGCTGCAGTGCAGAAGGCCATTGCCCACTATGACCAGTAGGTGAGCCAGAAGTTGCAGCTGCCCACAGAGACcctccaggagctgatggaactGCACAGGGCCAGTGAGAAAGCCATCAAGATATTCATGGATAATTCCTTTAAAGACGTTAATCAAGTGTTCATGACACAATTAGTG ACCGAGCTAGAAACAACACAAGAGGAATTCCTTAAGAAGAATCTACTGGCATCCTCAGATCGCTACTCAGCTCTGCTTCCGGATATTTTCAGTccactagaagaaaacatgaagcaGGGGATTAATTACATACCATGGGTATTTCCCCCTGTTTTTCTGAATACACAGAAGCTGAAGAAAAAGAACTATGAAAAACCCAGGAAGGGGGTTCAG GCTGAAGAAGTTCTGCAGAAATTTTTGCAGTCCAAGGATGATGTGACTGACGCAATTCTACAGATAGACCAGGAGCTGACagtgaaggaaaaggagagtgaAG TGGAGCGTATGAAAGCTGAAGCTGCGCAGGCTACAGCAAAAATGCAGGAGGAAATGCAACAGAAGATTGAACAGTTgctgaaacagaaagagaagagccaTGAGGAGCACATGAAACAGTTGACTGAGATGATGGAGAAGGTACAGGCCCAGATGAGAGAAATGCAACAGAGGAATGAACAGTTGCAGCAACAGATAAAGAATCAAGAGGAGCACATGAAACAGTTCACTGAGGTGATGGAGAAGGCACAGGCCCAGAATGAGAAAATGCAGGAGAAGAATAAAAAGTTGATGCAACAGAAAAAGAAGTTTCATGAGGAGCACAGGAAACAGTTGACTGAGATGATGGAGAAGGCACAGGCCCAGAATAAGAAAATGCAACAGTTGGTTGAACAGTTGCTGCAACATAAAGAGAAGAGTCATGAGAGGCACATGAAACAGCTGACtgaagtgatggagaagtcaCAGGCCCAAATGAAAGAAATGCAACAAAGGAATGAACAGTTGCTGCAACAGAAAGGAGAGAGTGATGAGGACCACAGGAAAGAGTTGACTGAGAAGGTAGATGAAGCACAGGCCAAGCTGAGAGAATTGCAGGAGAAGAATGAACTTTTGCAGCATCAGAAAAAGCGTCAAGAGGAACAGCTGActcaggaaaaaaggaagagacatcATGAATATGAGCACCTTCGCCTGGTATTTAAATTACTGAAGttgttctcttcatttaaaatattgtaa